In Pongo abelii isolate AG06213 chromosome X, NHGRI_mPonAbe1-v2.0_pri, whole genome shotgun sequence, one DNA window encodes the following:
- the GSPT2 gene encoding eukaryotic peptide chain release factor GTP-binding subunit ERF3B (The RefSeq protein has 1 substitution compared to this genomic sequence), protein MDSGSSSSDSAPDCWDQVDMEAPGSAPSGDGVSSAVAEAQREPLSSAFSRQLNVNAKPFVPNVHAAEFVPSFLRGPSQPPTLPAGSGSNDETCTGAGYPQGKRMGRGAPVEPSREEPLVSLEGSNSAVTMELSEPVVENGEVEMALEESWEHSKEVSEAEPGGGSSGDSGPPEESGQEMMEEKEEIRKSKSVIVPSGAPKKEHVNVVFIGHVDAGKSTIGGQIMFLTGMVDKRTLEKYEREAKEKNRETWYLSWALDTNQEERDKGKTVEVGRAYFETERKHFTILDAPGHKSFVPNMIGGASQADLAVLVISARKGEFETGFEKGGQTREHAMLAKTAGVKHLIVLINKMDDPTVNWSIERYEECKEKLVPFLKKVGFSPKKDIHFMPCSGLTGANVKEQSDFCPWYTGLPFIPYLDNLPNFNRSIDGPIRLPIVDKYKDMGTVVLGKLESGSIFKGQQLVMMPNKHNVEVLGILSDDTETDFVAPGENLKIRLKGIEEEEILPGFILCDPSNLCHSGRTFDVQIVIIEHKSIICPGYNAVLHIHTCIEEVEITALISLVDKKSGEKSKTRPRFVKQDQVCIARLRTAGTICLETFKDFPQMGRFTLRDEGKTIAIGKVLKLVPEKD, encoded by the coding sequence ATGGATtcgggcagcagcagcagcgactCGGCGCCCGATTGCTGGGACCAGGTGGACATGGAAGCCCCGGGGTCGGCCCCGAGCGGGGATGGAGTCTCCTCTGCGGTGGCCGAGGCCCAGCGCGAGCCCCTCAGCTCGGCCTTCAGCCGTCAGCTCAACGTCAACGCCAAGCCCTTCGTGCCTAACGTACACGCCGCGGAGTTCGTGCCGTCCTTCCTGCGGGGCCCGAGTCAGCCGCCCACCCTCCCGGCCGGCTCCGGCAGCAACGATGAAACCTGCACCGGCGCGGGATACCCTCAAGGTAAAAGGATGGGACGGGGGGCACCTGTGGAACCTTCCCGAGAGGAACCGTTAGTGTCGCTTGAAGGTTCCAATTCAGCCGTTACCATGGAACTTTCAGAACCTGTTGTAGAAAATGGAGAGGTGGAAATGGCCCTAGAAGAATCATGGGAGCACAGTAAAGAAGTAAGTGAAGCCGAGCCTGGGGGTGGTTCCTCGGGAGATTCAGGGCCCCCAGAAGAAAGTGGCCAGGAAATgatggaggaaaaagaggaaataagaaaatCCAAATCTGTGATCGTACCTTCAGGTGCACCTAAGAAAGAACACGTAAATGTAGTATTCATTGGCCATGTAGACGCTGGCAAGTCAACCATCGGAGGACAGATAATGTTTTTGACTGGAATGGTTGACAAAAGAACACTGGAGAAATATGAAAGAGAAGctaaggaaaaaaacagagaaacctGGTATTTGTCCTGGGCCTTAGATACAAATCAGGAGGAACGAGACAAGGGTAAAACAGTCGAAGTGGGTCGTGCCTATTttgaaacagaaaggaaacatTTCACAATTTTAGATGCCCCTGGCCACAAGAGTTTTGTCCCAAATATGATTGGTGGTGCTTCTCAAGCTGATTTGGCTGTGCTGGTCATCTCTGCCAGGAAAGGAGAGTTTGAAACTGGATTTGAAAAAGGTGGACAGACAAGAGAACATGCGATGTTGGCAAAAACGGCAGGGGTGAAACATTTAATAGTGCTTATTAATAAGATGGATGATCCCACAGTAAATTGGAGCATCGAGAGATATgaagaatgtaaagaaaaactGGTACCCTTTTTGAAAAAAGTAGGCTTCAGTCCAAAAAAGGACATTCACTTTATGCCCTGCTCAGGACTGACCGGAGCAAATATTAAAGAGCAGTCAGATTTCTGCCCTTGGTACACTGGATTACCATTTATTCCGTATTTGGATAACTTGCCAAACTTCAACAGATCAATTGATGGACCAATAAGACTGCCAATTGTGGATAAGTACAAAGATATGGGCACTGTGGTCCTGGGAAAGCTGGAATCTGGGTCCATTTTTAAAGGCCAGCAGCTCGTGATGATGCCAAACAAGCACAATGTAGAAGTTCTTGGAATACTTTCTGATGATACTGAAACTGATTTTGTAGCCCCAGGTGAAAACCTCAAAATCAGACTGAAGGGAATTGAAGAAGAAGAGATTCTTCCAGGATTCATACTTTGTGATCCTAGTAACCTCTGCCATTCTGGACGCACGTTTGATGTTCAGATAGTGATTATTGAGCACAAATCCATCATCTGCCCAGGTTATAATGCGGTGCTGCACATTCATACTTGTATTGAGGAAGTTGAGATAACAGCCTTAATCTCCTTGGTAGACAAAAAATCAGGAGAAAAAAGTAAGACACGACCCCGCTTCGTGAAACAAGATCAAGTATGCATTGCTCGTTTAAGGACAGCAGGAACCATCTGCCTCGAGACGTTCAAAGATTTTCCTCAGATGGGTCGTTTTACTTTAAGAGATGAGGGTAAGACCATTGCAATTGGAAAAGTTCTGAAACTGGTCCCGGAGAAGGACTAA